DNA from Acidobacteriota bacterium:
AGAAATAGGGCATGTCGCCGACGACCAGGGCCCGCCGGACCGCCCGGGTCACGGCCCGGGTATGGTGGATCATCTCGTCCATGGTCACGGGCACGGTGTTCTCGTAGCCCAGCACGACCATGCCCAGGGAGTCCCCGACGAGGACGATGTCGACGCCGGTCTCGTCCAGGATCTTGGCCGTGGGATGATCATAAGCCGTCAGGCAGACGATCTTTGGGCCCCCGGCCTTCCGGGCCTGGAGCAGGGGGATGGTGACGCGTTCGTCGGGCGAGTTGGCCATTGTCCGTCCTTTCTCCCCATCCCGCCTGGCGCGGGATTGAGGTAAAGTCTGTCGCCGCCGCGAAATGTCCGGTCCCGGGGCGGACGCGCCGCCTCCGGGCCTCATCCGGGAACTATATTCTACGCCTTTCAGCCTTTTTTTGCGCCCTTGCCCCCGTAGCTCTGGGGGACGTAGTAGAGCGAGGCCTTCTTCATGTCGCGCAGCTGGTCGAGGAGGTCGAGGACGTCCTCCTCCCGGCCGAAGTCGATGTCGTCGGCCTTGACCACGAGCAGGGGCGCCCCCTGGTAGTTGAAGAAGAAATAGTCGAAGGCCTCGACGATGTCCTCGAGGTACTTTTCGGAGATGTTCTTCTCGATCGAGTCCCCTTCCCTGGCGACGCGCCGGACGAGCGAGCCAAGCGAGATCTGCAGGTAGATGACGAGGTCGGGCTTGGGGACGCGCTCGGCCAGGATGCCGTAGATCTTCTCGTAAACGAGCAGCTCGTCGTCCGAGAGGGTCTGGTAGGCATAGATCTTGTCCTTCTCGAAAAGGTAGTCGCAGATGATCCGGTCGACGAACAGGTCCCTCTGGAGGAGGCGGACCTGCTGGTTGTAGCGGTTGGCCAGGAAGACGAGCTGGGTCAAGAAGGCCGAG
Protein-coding regions in this window:
- a CDS encoding deoxynucleoside kinase gives rise to the protein MKSALEVPFKHIAVEGVFRSKKTQLANVLAQRIGGKVILDNVGNPYIKDFYNEREGSAFLTQLVFLANRYNQQVRLLQRDLFVDRIICDYLFEKDKIYAYQTLSDDELLVYEKIYGILAERVPKPDLVIYLQISLGSLVRRVAREGDSIEKNISEKYLEDIVEAFDYFFFNYQGAPLLVVKADDIDFGREEDVLDLLDQLRDMKKASLYYVPQSYGGKGAKKG